The genome window TTAAAATGTTAGTCATTTAACTTTGTTCTATAAATATACAAATGACCAAGTTATAAAAATATTTCGGGACGATTATTTAAAACAAAAAATGCTCTAAATAATAATCCCGAAACTAATTTAATCTATCTTCATTTAATTTATTTTAATCCATCAAGTAAACCCGTTAATGCCTGCAGATCATAAACCGTATTGGTGCTTCTGTCAAATAAAGACATAGTATTTACACCTAAATTTCCAGCATCCCAGTAAAAAGGTATCATACCATTGGCTCTTGCCTGTTTTACAACATATTTAAAAAAGGCCGCTCTTGATTTTAAATGCAATGTTAATGCATCTCCTGTTAGATCACGTCTTATTGCGCCAAATTCGCCTAAAACCACAGGAATTCCTTTGTCTACAAATTGTGTTTTCATAGAAAGGAAAAACTTATCTACATCTGCTTCTTCACCCCAAGTAGGATTGTGTGCAGTATCGGTAGTGGAATGATTTCCTACTCCCCAATAATAAAACATTTTGCCCCAATCAGCGTCTTTGTCCATAAGAGTAAATTGATAAGGGTAGAAGTGAACCTCAGCCATCATTCGGTTTGCAACCTTGTCCGTAGGTAAAGTTGTCATCAATTTATTTGTTTTATCGATATCTGTTGATGGTCCCTGAATGATTAAGTTACGATATGCGTTTTTACCACCTGTAGATCGAACAGCATCAATAAATGTTTGATGATACGATTTTAAAACTGCCATCTGGGTAGCATCTTCAACATTAGGTTCGTTTGCACTAGCAAAAAGCAAGTGCTCATCAAAACCGCGTAAATAGGTCGCAATCTGTTCCCAAAATGCTTTTTGTTTAGCATTATTTGCTTCTTTTTTATCTTCGGTACAATTTTTTTCTAACCAACCGCCATCCCAGTGAATGTTAACTATAACATACATATCATTATCCACACAGTATTGCACTACTTCTTTTACTCTTGCTAACCATGTTGCACTGATTTGTGCAGTTGTACTATTAGCATACTGATTCCAAGAGCAAGGAATCCTGATAGCATTAAAACCATTTGCTTTAACCAGATCAATCAGTGCTTTAGTAACTTTTGGATTTCCCCAGGCGGTTTCACTTCCAGGTGTCGCCTCCAATGTATTTCCAATATTCCAGCCTAATTTCATTTTGGCAGCCAGCTGCGCAGCAGTACTTCCCATTCCTACAGCATCATCAGCAATCGGGTTAGTATTATAACTAGGATATAAACCTGTAACAACGATAGTTCCTCCAGCTTGTGAAATTGAAATCTGAATTGAAGCAGATTCACTAGAACTTATAGTTACTGTAGCAGTTCTTGCAGCTGCACCTGTATTTTCTAACGCTGTAATTGTTACTAAACTGGTCCCTTTTGTTCCAGAACTTTTACTCAACTGAATCCAACTGACATTTGAAGCAATTGTCCATGTCTTAGCATCTGTTGTAACAGTTACACTCGCAGCATTTTCTTTAGCTTCAAAATCTATCTTAGAAACATCTGCGGTAAGTGTTTTCGTTTCTTCTTTTGTTGCTGCAGAAGCAGTATCATTGGAACTGCAGGCCATAACACTTAAAAAAGCGAAACAAAGAAAGAAAAGAATTCCATGTCTTTTAATTTTGTTATTCA of Flavobacterium marginilacus contains these proteins:
- a CDS encoding cellulase family glycosylhydrolase, whose amino-acid sequence is MNNKIKRHGILFFLCFAFLSVMACSSNDTASAATKEETKTLTADVSKIDFEAKENAASVTVTTDAKTWTIASNVSWIQLSKSSGTKGTSLVTITALENTGAAARTATVTISSSESASIQISISQAGGTIVVTGLYPSYNTNPIADDAVGMGSTAAQLAAKMKLGWNIGNTLEATPGSETAWGNPKVTKALIDLVKANGFNAIRIPCSWNQYANSTTAQISATWLARVKEVVQYCVDNDMYVIVNIHWDGGWLEKNCTEDKKEANNAKQKAFWEQIATYLRGFDEHLLFASANEPNVEDATQMAVLKSYHQTFIDAVRSTGGKNAYRNLIIQGPSTDIDKTNKLMTTLPTDKVANRMMAEVHFYPYQFTLMDKDADWGKMFYYWGVGNHSTTDTAHNPTWGEEADVDKFFLSMKTQFVDKGIPVVLGEFGAIRRDLTGDALTLHLKSRAAFFKYVVKQARANGMIPFYWDAGNLGVNTMSLFDRSTNTVYDLQALTGLLDGLK